In one Xiphophorus couchianus chromosome 17, X_couchianus-1.0, whole genome shotgun sequence genomic region, the following are encoded:
- the eps8a gene encoding epidermal growth factor receptor kinase substrate 8a isoform X6 — MNGFDPPALNIFSSNINGLGAPSPDPPRNKAKSGAKALYEQRKNFSRSSINSLTDTSQYQVEHLTTFVLDRKDGMITVDDGVRRLRLLDAKGKVWTQEMLLQVEDKAVSLIDLDLQNELENFPIGSVQHCQAVMNACSYDSILALVCKDSGQSKADLHLFQCDDIKANLIHLDVESAMIDAKGGKVKKRPETLKMILKSDGMIPPPPTTPAPEAPASSNQDNRGRVAAWSAWANEQQHCEQQQPSQDDGAADMAALRVDRDVQILNHILDDVEFFVTKLQKAAEAFSELNRRKKGKKGKKKGPGEGVLSLRSKPPSEEEFVDCLQKFKHAFNQLAKLKDHIQNPSAVDLVHFLFTPLRMVVQASGGTELARSVLVPLLSRDAIEFLHATGTDEERHLWVTLGDGWTKCRLEWPKDHYFPQVALRFRDGWEPPVVPAVAPSREQELLQLAESLVNADTRGLEQGALQRFPLADGYALHNSAHKRFQVVDQNTAVAAFKHAVSRRVDRSLDPQIQLDQNLFAKSKYDFVARNNTELSVLKDELLEVLDDRKQWWKVRNGAGAAGYVPNNILELTRTSDLTGRGDPVYSHTIQLMMPKKEFELFKKQTTKSDPPPGKPQMSEVPSSPAPNRLPTPPLPPPAAEPVKPSGAALSRNNSSTSSDAGSTATREPVAQRAAVAGRRKSNMEEVQDELVHRLTLGRSAQKKFQVPSQSNSGNLPAPGITYDSPPDEVKTWLESKGFSPVTISSLGVLTGAQLFSLNKEELKTVCPDDGGRVFSQVTVQKAALEVFF; from the exons AACAAAGGAAGAACTTCTCCAGAAGCAGCATCAACAGCCTGACGGACACGTCGCAGTACCAGGTGGAG CACCTCACCACGTTCGTTTTGGACCGGAAAGATGGGATGATCACGGTGGACGACGGCGTGCGGCGGCTGCGCCTGCTGGACGCCAAGGGGAAGGTGTGGACACAGGAAATGCTGCTGCAGGTGGAGGACAAGGCGGTCAGCCTCATCGACCTGGACTTACAG AACGAGTTGGAGAACTTCCCCATCGGCTCCGTCCAGCACTGCCAGGCGGTGATGAACGCCTGCAGCTACGACTCCATCCTGGCGCTGGTGTGCAAAGACTCGGGTCAGAGCAAGGCGGACCTGCACCTGTTCCAGTGCGACGACATCAAG GCGAATCTGATTCACCTGGACGTAGAAAGTGCCATGATCGATGCCAAAGGGGGCAAAGTGAAGAAACGACCCGAGACGCTGAA GATGATCCTGAAGAGCGACGGCATGATCCCGCCTCCACCAACCACCCCCGCCCCCGAGGCGCCAGCCTCATCCAATCAGGACAACAGGGGGCGGGTCGCCGCCTGGTCGGCATGGGCCAATGAACAGCAGCACT gcgagcagcagcagccgtcGCAGGACGACGGCGCGGCGGACATGGCGGCGCTGCGGGTGGACCGGGATGTG caaattcTGAACCACATCCTGGACGACGTGGAGTTCTTTGTGACGAAACTGCAGAAGGCGGCTGAGGCATTCAGCGAGCTGAACAGGAGGAAGAAGGGCAAGAAGGGCAAGAAGAAAGGGCCGGGAG AGGGCGTCCTGTCCCTGAGGTCCAAGCCTCCCAGTGAAGAAGAGTTTGTGGACTGCTTGCAGAAGTTCAAACATGCCTTCAACCAGCTG GCGAAGCTGAAGGACCACATTCAGAACCCTAGTGCCGTGGATctggtccacttcctgtttaccCCGCTCAGGATG GTGGTCCAGGCGTCCGGTGGTACCGAGCTGGCCCGGAGCGTCCTGGTTCCGCTGCTCAGCAGAGACGCCATCGAGTTCCTCCACGCCACAGGGACTGATGAGGAGCGCCACCTGTGGGTGACTCTGGGCGATGGCTGGACCAAGTGCAG ACTGGAGTGGCCGAAGGATCACTACTTCCCTCAGGTGGCGCTGCGGTTCCGGGACGGCTGGGAGCCCCCCGTGGTTCCGGCTGTGGCTCCGAGTCGGGAGCAGGAACTCCTGCAGCTGGCCGAGAGCCTGGTGAACGCCGACACCCGCGGTCTGGAG cagggggcgctgcagcgGTTTCCTCTGGCTGACGGGTACGCTCTCCATAACTCCGCCCACAAACGCTTCCAGGTCGTGGACCAGAACACGGCCGTGGCTGCTTTCAAACACGCCGTCAGCCGCCGTGTGGACCG GAGTTTGGACCCGCAGATccaactggatcagaacctttTTGCCAAATCAAAGTACGACTTTGTGGCGAGGAACAACACGGAGCTGTCGGTTCTGAAAGACGAACTCCTCGAG GTTTTGGATGACCGGAAGCAGTGGTGGAAGGTCCGGAACGGCGCCGGCGCCGCCGGCTACGTGCCAAACAACATCCTGGAGCTGACCAGAACCTCGGACCTGACCGGCCGTGGAGACCCGGTCTACAGCCACACCATCCAG CTCATGATGCCTAAGAAGGAGTTTGAGTTGTTCAAG AAACAGACCACAAAGTCAGACCCACCTCCAGGTAAACCTCAGATGTCTGAGGTTCCGTCGTCGCCCGCCCCCAACCGGCTCCCCACGCCGCCGCTTCCTCCCCCCGCTGCAGAACCTGTCAAACCGAGCGGCGCCGCACTCAGccgcaacaacagcagcacatcAAGCGACGCCGGCAGCACTGCCACAAGGGAGCCGGTTGCCCAGAGAGCCGCCGTCGCAGGAC gcaGGAAGTCCAACATGGAGGAGGTCCAGGACGAGCTGGTCCACCGGCTGACTTTGGGTCGGAGCGCCCAGAAAAAGTTCCAGGTTCCGTCTCAGAGCAACAGCGGCAACCTGCCAGCTCCAGGAATCACCTACGACTCTCCGCCAGACGAAGTGAAGACCTGGCTGGAGTCCAAGGGCTTCAGCCCAGT GACGATCAGCAGCCTGGGCGTTCTGACCGGAGCCCAGCTGTTCTCCCTCAACAAGGAGGAGCTGAAGACGGTTTGTCCCGATGACGGGGGACGGGTCTTCAGCCAGGTGACGGTCCAGAAGGCGGCGCTGGAG GTTTTCTTCTGA
- the eps8a gene encoding epidermal growth factor receptor kinase substrate 8a isoform X2 — MNGFDPPALNIFSSNINGLGAPSPDPPRNKAKSGAKALYEQRKNFSRSSINSLTDTSQYQVEHLTTFVLDRKDGMITVDDGVRRLRLLDAKGKVWTQEMLLQVEDKAVSLIDLDLQNELENFPIGSVQHCQAVMNACSYDSILALVCKDSGQSKADLHLFQCDDIKANLIHLDVESAMIDAKGGKVKKRPETLKMILKSDGMIPPPPTTPAPEAPASSNQDNRGRVAAWSAWANEQQHCEQQQPSQDDGAADMAALRVDRDVQILNHILDDVEFFVTKLQKAAEAFSELNRRKKGKKGKKKGPGEGVLSLRSKPPSEEEFVDCLQKFKHAFNQLAKLKDHIQNPSAVDLVHFLFTPLRMVVQASGGTELARSVLVPLLSRDAIEFLHATGTDEERHLWVTLGDGWTKCRLEWPKDHYFPQVALRFRDGWEPPVVPAVAPSREQELLQLAESLVNADTRGLEQGALQRFPLADGYALHNSAHKRFQVVDQNTAVAAFKHAVSRRVDRSLDPQIQLDQNLFAKSKYDFVARNNTELSVLKDELLEVLDDRKQWWKVRNGAGAAGYVPNNILELTRTSDLTGRGDPVYSHTIQLMMPKKEFELFKKQTTKSDPPPGKPQMSEVPSSPAPNRLPTPPLPPPAAEPVKPSGAALSRNNSSTSSDAGSTATREPVAQRAAVAGRRKSNMEEVQDELVHRLTLGRSAQKKFQVPSQSNSGNLPAPGITYDSPPDEVKTWLESKGFSPVTISSLGVLTGAQLFSLNKEELKTVCPDDGGRVFSQVTVQKAALEMFTWQSFQLIGPLEENLEAQNRFILVPL; from the exons AACAAAGGAAGAACTTCTCCAGAAGCAGCATCAACAGCCTGACGGACACGTCGCAGTACCAGGTGGAG CACCTCACCACGTTCGTTTTGGACCGGAAAGATGGGATGATCACGGTGGACGACGGCGTGCGGCGGCTGCGCCTGCTGGACGCCAAGGGGAAGGTGTGGACACAGGAAATGCTGCTGCAGGTGGAGGACAAGGCGGTCAGCCTCATCGACCTGGACTTACAG AACGAGTTGGAGAACTTCCCCATCGGCTCCGTCCAGCACTGCCAGGCGGTGATGAACGCCTGCAGCTACGACTCCATCCTGGCGCTGGTGTGCAAAGACTCGGGTCAGAGCAAGGCGGACCTGCACCTGTTCCAGTGCGACGACATCAAG GCGAATCTGATTCACCTGGACGTAGAAAGTGCCATGATCGATGCCAAAGGGGGCAAAGTGAAGAAACGACCCGAGACGCTGAA GATGATCCTGAAGAGCGACGGCATGATCCCGCCTCCACCAACCACCCCCGCCCCCGAGGCGCCAGCCTCATCCAATCAGGACAACAGGGGGCGGGTCGCCGCCTGGTCGGCATGGGCCAATGAACAGCAGCACT gcgagcagcagcagccgtcGCAGGACGACGGCGCGGCGGACATGGCGGCGCTGCGGGTGGACCGGGATGTG caaattcTGAACCACATCCTGGACGACGTGGAGTTCTTTGTGACGAAACTGCAGAAGGCGGCTGAGGCATTCAGCGAGCTGAACAGGAGGAAGAAGGGCAAGAAGGGCAAGAAGAAAGGGCCGGGAG AGGGCGTCCTGTCCCTGAGGTCCAAGCCTCCCAGTGAAGAAGAGTTTGTGGACTGCTTGCAGAAGTTCAAACATGCCTTCAACCAGCTG GCGAAGCTGAAGGACCACATTCAGAACCCTAGTGCCGTGGATctggtccacttcctgtttaccCCGCTCAGGATG GTGGTCCAGGCGTCCGGTGGTACCGAGCTGGCCCGGAGCGTCCTGGTTCCGCTGCTCAGCAGAGACGCCATCGAGTTCCTCCACGCCACAGGGACTGATGAGGAGCGCCACCTGTGGGTGACTCTGGGCGATGGCTGGACCAAGTGCAG ACTGGAGTGGCCGAAGGATCACTACTTCCCTCAGGTGGCGCTGCGGTTCCGGGACGGCTGGGAGCCCCCCGTGGTTCCGGCTGTGGCTCCGAGTCGGGAGCAGGAACTCCTGCAGCTGGCCGAGAGCCTGGTGAACGCCGACACCCGCGGTCTGGAG cagggggcgctgcagcgGTTTCCTCTGGCTGACGGGTACGCTCTCCATAACTCCGCCCACAAACGCTTCCAGGTCGTGGACCAGAACACGGCCGTGGCTGCTTTCAAACACGCCGTCAGCCGCCGTGTGGACCG GAGTTTGGACCCGCAGATccaactggatcagaacctttTTGCCAAATCAAAGTACGACTTTGTGGCGAGGAACAACACGGAGCTGTCGGTTCTGAAAGACGAACTCCTCGAG GTTTTGGATGACCGGAAGCAGTGGTGGAAGGTCCGGAACGGCGCCGGCGCCGCCGGCTACGTGCCAAACAACATCCTGGAGCTGACCAGAACCTCGGACCTGACCGGCCGTGGAGACCCGGTCTACAGCCACACCATCCAG CTCATGATGCCTAAGAAGGAGTTTGAGTTGTTCAAG AAACAGACCACAAAGTCAGACCCACCTCCAGGTAAACCTCAGATGTCTGAGGTTCCGTCGTCGCCCGCCCCCAACCGGCTCCCCACGCCGCCGCTTCCTCCCCCCGCTGCAGAACCTGTCAAACCGAGCGGCGCCGCACTCAGccgcaacaacagcagcacatcAAGCGACGCCGGCAGCACTGCCACAAGGGAGCCGGTTGCCCAGAGAGCCGCCGTCGCAGGAC gcaGGAAGTCCAACATGGAGGAGGTCCAGGACGAGCTGGTCCACCGGCTGACTTTGGGTCGGAGCGCCCAGAAAAAGTTCCAGGTTCCGTCTCAGAGCAACAGCGGCAACCTGCCAGCTCCAGGAATCACCTACGACTCTCCGCCAGACGAAGTGAAGACCTGGCTGGAGTCCAAGGGCTTCAGCCCAGT GACGATCAGCAGCCTGGGCGTTCTGACCGGAGCCCAGCTGTTCTCCCTCAACAAGGAGGAGCTGAAGACGGTTTGTCCCGATGACGGGGGACGGGTCTTCAGCCAGGTGACGGTCCAGAAGGCGGCGCTGGAG atgttcACCTGGCAGAGCTTCCAGCTGATCGGTCCGTTAGAGGAGAACCTGGAGGCCCAGAACCGTTTCATACTGGTACCGCTGTAG
- the eps8a gene encoding epidermal growth factor receptor kinase substrate 8a isoform X8 encodes MNGFDPPALNIFSSNINGLGAPSPDPPRNKAKSGAKALYEQRKNFSRSSINSLTDTSQYQVEHLTTFVLDRKDGMITVDDGVRRLRLLDAKGKVWTQEMLLQVEDKAVSLIDLDLQNELENFPIGSVQHCQAVMNACSYDSILALVCKDSGQSKADLHLFQCDDIKANLIHLDVESAMIDAKGGKVKKRPETLKMILKSDGMIPPPPTTPAPEAPASSNQDNRGRVAAWSAWANEQQHCEQQQPSQDDGAADMAALRVDRDVQILNHILDDVEFFVTKLQKAAEAFSELNRRKKGKKGKKKGPGEGVLSLRSKPPSEEEFVDCLQKFKHAFNQLAKLKDHIQNPSAVDLVHFLFTPLRMVVQASGGTELARSVLVPLLSRDAIEFLHATGTDEERHLWVTLGDGWTKCRLEWPKDHYFPQVALRFRDGWEPPVVPAVAPSREQELLQLAESLVNADTRGLEQGALQRFPLADGYALHNSAHKRFQVVDQNTAVAAFKHAVSRRVDRSLDPQIQLDQNLFAKSKYDFVARNNTELSVLKDELLEVLDDRKQWWKVRNGAGAAGYVPNNILELTRTSDLTGRGDPVYSHTIQLMMPKKEFELFKQLLGELNEVNHHFLIVRDDPRNLTTHLSEHPSSEQNPVFDCNLIRMFHLLVFIPGLDQAKAEQP; translated from the exons AACAAAGGAAGAACTTCTCCAGAAGCAGCATCAACAGCCTGACGGACACGTCGCAGTACCAGGTGGAG CACCTCACCACGTTCGTTTTGGACCGGAAAGATGGGATGATCACGGTGGACGACGGCGTGCGGCGGCTGCGCCTGCTGGACGCCAAGGGGAAGGTGTGGACACAGGAAATGCTGCTGCAGGTGGAGGACAAGGCGGTCAGCCTCATCGACCTGGACTTACAG AACGAGTTGGAGAACTTCCCCATCGGCTCCGTCCAGCACTGCCAGGCGGTGATGAACGCCTGCAGCTACGACTCCATCCTGGCGCTGGTGTGCAAAGACTCGGGTCAGAGCAAGGCGGACCTGCACCTGTTCCAGTGCGACGACATCAAG GCGAATCTGATTCACCTGGACGTAGAAAGTGCCATGATCGATGCCAAAGGGGGCAAAGTGAAGAAACGACCCGAGACGCTGAA GATGATCCTGAAGAGCGACGGCATGATCCCGCCTCCACCAACCACCCCCGCCCCCGAGGCGCCAGCCTCATCCAATCAGGACAACAGGGGGCGGGTCGCCGCCTGGTCGGCATGGGCCAATGAACAGCAGCACT gcgagcagcagcagccgtcGCAGGACGACGGCGCGGCGGACATGGCGGCGCTGCGGGTGGACCGGGATGTG caaattcTGAACCACATCCTGGACGACGTGGAGTTCTTTGTGACGAAACTGCAGAAGGCGGCTGAGGCATTCAGCGAGCTGAACAGGAGGAAGAAGGGCAAGAAGGGCAAGAAGAAAGGGCCGGGAG AGGGCGTCCTGTCCCTGAGGTCCAAGCCTCCCAGTGAAGAAGAGTTTGTGGACTGCTTGCAGAAGTTCAAACATGCCTTCAACCAGCTG GCGAAGCTGAAGGACCACATTCAGAACCCTAGTGCCGTGGATctggtccacttcctgtttaccCCGCTCAGGATG GTGGTCCAGGCGTCCGGTGGTACCGAGCTGGCCCGGAGCGTCCTGGTTCCGCTGCTCAGCAGAGACGCCATCGAGTTCCTCCACGCCACAGGGACTGATGAGGAGCGCCACCTGTGGGTGACTCTGGGCGATGGCTGGACCAAGTGCAG ACTGGAGTGGCCGAAGGATCACTACTTCCCTCAGGTGGCGCTGCGGTTCCGGGACGGCTGGGAGCCCCCCGTGGTTCCGGCTGTGGCTCCGAGTCGGGAGCAGGAACTCCTGCAGCTGGCCGAGAGCCTGGTGAACGCCGACACCCGCGGTCTGGAG cagggggcgctgcagcgGTTTCCTCTGGCTGACGGGTACGCTCTCCATAACTCCGCCCACAAACGCTTCCAGGTCGTGGACCAGAACACGGCCGTGGCTGCTTTCAAACACGCCGTCAGCCGCCGTGTGGACCG GAGTTTGGACCCGCAGATccaactggatcagaacctttTTGCCAAATCAAAGTACGACTTTGTGGCGAGGAACAACACGGAGCTGTCGGTTCTGAAAGACGAACTCCTCGAG GTTTTGGATGACCGGAAGCAGTGGTGGAAGGTCCGGAACGGCGCCGGCGCCGCCGGCTACGTGCCAAACAACATCCTGGAGCTGACCAGAACCTCGGACCTGACCGGCCGTGGAGACCCGGTCTACAGCCACACCATCCAG CTCATGATGCCTAAGAAGGAGTTTGAGTTGTTCAAG CAGTTACTGGGAGAGTTAAACGAGGTAAACCATCATTTCCTTATTGTTCGGGACGATCCCAGGAATCTCACAACCCATTTATCAGAACATCCATCCTCAGaacaaaatcctgtttttgattGTAACTTGATCAGGATGTTTCATCTGCTGGTTTTTATTCCTGGCCTGGATCAGGCTAAAGCTGAGCAGCCATAA
- the eps8a gene encoding epidermal growth factor receptor kinase substrate 8a isoform X7 codes for MNGFDPPALNIFSSNINGLGAPSPDPPRNKAKSGAKALYEQRKNFSRSSINSLTDTSQYQVEHLTTFVLDRKDGMITVDDGVRRLRLLDAKGKVWTQEMLLQVEDKAVSLIDLDLQNELENFPIGSVQHCQAVMNACSYDSILALVCKDSGQSKADLHLFQCDDIKANLIHLDVESAMIDAKGGKVKKRPETLKMILKSDGMIPPPPTTPAPEAPASSNQDNRGRVAAWSAWANEQQHCEQQQPSQDDGAADMAALRVDRDVQILNHILDDVEFFVTKLQKAAEAFSELNRRKKGKKGKKKGPGEGVLSLRSKPPSEEEFVDCLQKFKHAFNQLAKLKDHIQNPSAVDLVHFLFTPLRMVVQASGGTELARSVLVPLLSRDAIEFLHATGTDEERHLWVTLGDGWTKCRLEWPKDHYFPQVALRFRDGWEPPVVPAVAPSREQELLQLAESLVNADTRGLEQGALQRFPLADGYALHNSAHKRFQVVDQNTAVAAFKHAVSRRVDRSLDPQIQLDQNLFAKSKYDFVARNNTELSVLKDELLEVLDDRKQWWKVRNGAGAAGYVPNNILELTRTSDLTGRGDPVYSHTIQLMMPKKEFELFKQQLLGELNEVNHHFLIVRDDPRNLTTHLSEHPSSEQNPVFDCNLIRMFHLLVFIPGLDQAKAEQP; via the exons AACAAAGGAAGAACTTCTCCAGAAGCAGCATCAACAGCCTGACGGACACGTCGCAGTACCAGGTGGAG CACCTCACCACGTTCGTTTTGGACCGGAAAGATGGGATGATCACGGTGGACGACGGCGTGCGGCGGCTGCGCCTGCTGGACGCCAAGGGGAAGGTGTGGACACAGGAAATGCTGCTGCAGGTGGAGGACAAGGCGGTCAGCCTCATCGACCTGGACTTACAG AACGAGTTGGAGAACTTCCCCATCGGCTCCGTCCAGCACTGCCAGGCGGTGATGAACGCCTGCAGCTACGACTCCATCCTGGCGCTGGTGTGCAAAGACTCGGGTCAGAGCAAGGCGGACCTGCACCTGTTCCAGTGCGACGACATCAAG GCGAATCTGATTCACCTGGACGTAGAAAGTGCCATGATCGATGCCAAAGGGGGCAAAGTGAAGAAACGACCCGAGACGCTGAA GATGATCCTGAAGAGCGACGGCATGATCCCGCCTCCACCAACCACCCCCGCCCCCGAGGCGCCAGCCTCATCCAATCAGGACAACAGGGGGCGGGTCGCCGCCTGGTCGGCATGGGCCAATGAACAGCAGCACT gcgagcagcagcagccgtcGCAGGACGACGGCGCGGCGGACATGGCGGCGCTGCGGGTGGACCGGGATGTG caaattcTGAACCACATCCTGGACGACGTGGAGTTCTTTGTGACGAAACTGCAGAAGGCGGCTGAGGCATTCAGCGAGCTGAACAGGAGGAAGAAGGGCAAGAAGGGCAAGAAGAAAGGGCCGGGAG AGGGCGTCCTGTCCCTGAGGTCCAAGCCTCCCAGTGAAGAAGAGTTTGTGGACTGCTTGCAGAAGTTCAAACATGCCTTCAACCAGCTG GCGAAGCTGAAGGACCACATTCAGAACCCTAGTGCCGTGGATctggtccacttcctgtttaccCCGCTCAGGATG GTGGTCCAGGCGTCCGGTGGTACCGAGCTGGCCCGGAGCGTCCTGGTTCCGCTGCTCAGCAGAGACGCCATCGAGTTCCTCCACGCCACAGGGACTGATGAGGAGCGCCACCTGTGGGTGACTCTGGGCGATGGCTGGACCAAGTGCAG ACTGGAGTGGCCGAAGGATCACTACTTCCCTCAGGTGGCGCTGCGGTTCCGGGACGGCTGGGAGCCCCCCGTGGTTCCGGCTGTGGCTCCGAGTCGGGAGCAGGAACTCCTGCAGCTGGCCGAGAGCCTGGTGAACGCCGACACCCGCGGTCTGGAG cagggggcgctgcagcgGTTTCCTCTGGCTGACGGGTACGCTCTCCATAACTCCGCCCACAAACGCTTCCAGGTCGTGGACCAGAACACGGCCGTGGCTGCTTTCAAACACGCCGTCAGCCGCCGTGTGGACCG GAGTTTGGACCCGCAGATccaactggatcagaacctttTTGCCAAATCAAAGTACGACTTTGTGGCGAGGAACAACACGGAGCTGTCGGTTCTGAAAGACGAACTCCTCGAG GTTTTGGATGACCGGAAGCAGTGGTGGAAGGTCCGGAACGGCGCCGGCGCCGCCGGCTACGTGCCAAACAACATCCTGGAGCTGACCAGAACCTCGGACCTGACCGGCCGTGGAGACCCGGTCTACAGCCACACCATCCAG CTCATGATGCCTAAGAAGGAGTTTGAGTTGTTCAAG CAGCAGTTACTGGGAGAGTTAAACGAGGTAAACCATCATTTCCTTATTGTTCGGGACGATCCCAGGAATCTCACAACCCATTTATCAGAACATCCATCCTCAGaacaaaatcctgtttttgattGTAACTTGATCAGGATGTTTCATCTGCTGGTTTTTATTCCTGGCCTGGATCAGGCTAAAGCTGAGCAGCCATAA